One Rosa chinensis cultivar Old Blush chromosome 5, RchiOBHm-V2, whole genome shotgun sequence genomic region harbors:
- the LOC112201859 gene encoding transcription factor bHLH123: MADEFQNTGNWWDSSSTSRNRFETGASPPSSGLNSLGSFGWQPDMIEIKARSSMDSGSVSGTSSMVFHDPQKLQGSDSSSGGDPSLHMMGLGLNSQATDWNQAIFRGEKAETSFRSILQDNMNSNANFQQETHDQQQLQWRDKLFTGSSGEMSRGFSLDQTQFSPQYSSGESTVTCQGLPTSFQMDSAALYGTSPTTILQGLLGSPHDHNQPQPPSPSIIFPYQASYGINSTELLPSWSNKVPQFLRTSPPKHPSNSPHSHLQFSNNAPFWNAPHEAAMKDVRPTFFPSLQPQFPTARFDEKPKNISEVHQDSGAVVKKSGSEAASKRPRNETSSTLPAFKVRKEKMGDRITALQQLVSPFGKTDTASVLSEAIEYIKFLHEQVSVLSNPYMKSGAAIQHQQKSDKSKDLEGPKHDLRSRGLCLVPVSSTFPAAHEPTVDFWTPTFGGTFR, from the exons ATGGCAGATGAATTTCAGAATACTGGGAACTGGTGGGACTCATCCTCGACCTCAAGAAACAGGTTTGAAACCGGTGCATCGCCACCATCTTCAGGCCTCAATAGCTTGGGAAGCTTTGGATGGCAGCCAGACATGATTGAAATCAAGGCAAGGTCTTCTATGGATTCCGGGTCGGTCTCCGGTACTTCTTCAATGGTCTTCCATGATCCTCAGAAGCTGCAAGGGTCTGATTCTTCCAGTGGAGGCGACCCTAGCTTGCACATGATGGGTTTAGGGCTTAACTCTCAGGCGACAGATTGGAACCAAGCCATATT TCGGGGTGAGAAGGCCGAGACCAGTTTTCGTTCAATATTACAAGACAACATGAACTCCAACGCAAACTTTCAGCAAGAAACACACGATCAGCAACAACTCCAGTGGAGAGACAAGTTGTTTACTGGCAGCTCCGGCGAAATGAGCCGGGGTTTTTCTTTAGACCAAACGCAGTTTAGTCCTCAATATAGCTCCGGCGAAAGCACAGTGACATGTCAAGGCTTGCCCACTAGTTTTCAAATGGATTCAGCAGCTTTATACGGGACCAGTCCAACAACCATATTACAAGGACTGCTGGGATCACCTCATGATCATAATCAGCCACAACCGCCTTCACCCTCTATCATTTTTCCATATCAAGCAAGTTATGGCATTAACTCGACTGAGCTATTGCCTTCTTGGTCTAACAAAGTCCCTCAGTTTCTAAGAACATCACCTCCAAAACACCCTTCTAACAGTCCTCATAGCCATTTGCAATTTTCTAATAACGCTCCCTTTTGGAATGCACCTCACGAGGCAGCCATGAAAGATGTCCGGCCGACCTTTTTCCCGTCATTGCAACCACAATTTCCCACGGCACGCTTCGATGAGAAACCAAAG AATATATCTGAAGTTCATCAGGATTCTGGTGCGGTGGTGAAGAAAAGTGGGAGTGAAGCAGCATCCAAAAGGCCACGAAATGAAACGTCATCAACTTTGCCAGCTTTTAAG GTGAGGAAAGAGAAGATGGGGGACAGAATCACTGCACTCCAACAATTGGTTTCGCCTTTCGGAAAG ACTGATACAGCCTCAGTGCTCTCTGAAGCCATTGAATATATCAAGTTCCTCCATGAACAAGTTTCC GTTTTAAGCAACCCATACATGAAAAGTGGAGCTGCCATACAACACCAGCAG AAATCTGATAAATCTAAAGACCTCGAAGGTCCCAAACATGACCTAAGAAGCCGTGGACTATGTTTGGTTCCAGTTTCGAGCACCTTCCCGGCCGCACATGAGCCAACagttgatttttggacgcctacATTTGGAGGAACATTCAGATAA